A single genomic interval of Bacteroidetes bacterium SB0662_bin_6 harbors:
- a CDS encoding nucleotidyltransferase domain-containing protein has product MFALHPEERIWLEEYRKALLEQQPDAIKQMLLYGSKARGDAHDDSDIDILLIVKNEAADLKRVLRRIGYRLSATSYAVPSILAYTEEEWEQRKRVGSAFSEAVEREAVDVLSVHVDEARL; this is encoded by the coding sequence ATGTTTGCGTTACATCCCGAAGAACGAATATGGCTCGAAGAGTACCGGAAGGCGCTTTTGGAGCAACAGCCCGATGCGATCAAGCAAATGTTGTTGTACGGATCCAAGGCGCGGGGAGACGCACATGACGATAGTGACATCGACATCCTGCTCATCGTGAAGAACGAGGCCGCCGATCTCAAGCGCGTTTTGCGACGAATCGGTTATCGCTTGTCCGCAACCTCTTACGCCGTACCCTCAATCCTTGCGTATACCGAAGAAGAATGGGAACAGCGTAAGCGTGTCGGATCGGCGTTCTCTGAGGCAGTGGAACGAGAGGCGGTGGATGTCTTATCGGTACATGTGGATGAAGCGCGCCTTTAA
- a CDS encoding DNA-binding transcriptional regulator — MSKQYKTAAMAAIHETALGMREANVIAKETMKTFDEMCLTPVKELTPEDIRAIREKERASQAVFACYLNVSTGLVSQWERGKKHPQGASLKLLTLVAEKGLQAIA; from the coding sequence ATGAGTAAGCAATACAAAACCGCTGCGATGGCGGCGATACACGAGACAGCCTTGGGCATGCGCGAGGCGAACGTGATCGCCAAGGAGACAATGAAGACGTTCGATGAGATGTGCTTGACCCCTGTCAAGGAATTGACGCCGGAAGATATTCGCGCGATTCGCGAGAAAGAACGGGCAAGTCAGGCAGTCTTCGCTTGCTACCTGAATGTATCTACGGGGCTTGTCAGTCAGTGGGAGCGTGGAAAAAAACATCCTCAAGGCGCTTCCCTGAAACTGTTGACCCTTGTTGCCGAAAAGGGGCTCCAGGCGATCGCGTGA
- a CDS encoding T9SS type A sorting domain-containing protein, producing MVRLGQNYPNPFNPSTEILYELFSPGHVRLEVFDMTGRSVGVLSDGVRPAGQHTERFDASGLPTGMYVYRLTTGVETLTRIMTLVR from the coding sequence ATGGTTAGGCTGGGTCAGAACTATCCGAATCCGTTCAATCCGTCAACGGAAATTCTTTATGAACTTTTTTCCCCGGGGCATGTGCGGCTTGAAGTGTTCGACATGACAGGCCGGAGCGTTGGGGTGCTTTCAGACGGTGTACGACCGGCTGGACAGCATACGGAGCGTTTCGATGCTTCGGGCCTGCCTACCGGAATGTACGTCTACCGACTGACGACAGGGGTGGAAACGCTTACCCGCATCATGACTCTCGTTAGATGA
- a CDS encoding GIY-YIG nuclease family protein: protein MPHRPGMSSESSRIDILQGNILASFWMIENFDKRRKEYKKLGWIYAARNPSFVDPVFKVGVSSRPPLARMQELSASTSVYRGFDLAYFVHVTPRDIAEKWAHEALKEFRINPRKEFFQAPLPVVVKALGRVAEIFPVPLGKTPRAGYLEQPLQPRPVSCPHCGMENRVPGVLVQIRISCGACKSEIMI, encoded by the coding sequence CCCGGAATGAGCTCTGAAAGTTCCCGCATAGATATATTGCAAGGTAATATCCTCGCAAGTTTCTGGATGATCGAAAACTTCGACAAAAGAAGAAAGGAATACAAAAAACTCGGATGGATTTACGCCGCTCGAAATCCATCGTTTGTCGATCCTGTGTTCAAGGTGGGGGTATCTTCTCGTCCTCCTTTAGCTCGTATGCAGGAGCTGAGCGCTTCCACGTCGGTGTATAGAGGATTCGATCTTGCGTATTTTGTTCATGTGACCCCCAGAGACATTGCCGAAAAATGGGCTCATGAGGCGCTGAAAGAATTCCGTATCAATCCACGTAAGGAATTTTTCCAGGCGCCTTTGCCTGTAGTAGTAAAGGCATTGGGCCGTGTGGCGGAGATTTTCCCCGTTCCACTCGGGAAAACCCCGCGCGCAGGCTATTTGGAACAACCCCTGCAACCGCGTCCGGTGTCGTGTCCTCATTGTGGTATGGAAAACCGGGTTCCCGGTGTTCTGGTGCAGATCAGGATCTCTTGCGGGGCGTGCAAGAGCGAGATCATGATTTAG
- a CDS encoding type II toxin-antitoxin system RelE/ParE family toxin, protein MRIFRNKSFSRFARQKRIDDAALCEAVRRAEAGLIDADLGGNVIKQRIPRQNQGASKGFRSIVLFKKGEKAFFVYGFAKSGQDNIRQDELKAFRELAKELFALEDSELLKIMANKTITEVICDE, encoded by the coding sequence ATGCGCATTTTCAGGAATAAATCGTTCAGCCGCTTTGCCCGCCAAAAACGCATTGATGACGCGGCCTTGTGCGAGGCAGTCCGTCGCGCGGAAGCCGGACTCATTGACGCCGATTTGGGAGGGAACGTAATCAAACAGCGCATTCCTCGGCAAAATCAAGGGGCATCCAAGGGGTTTCGCAGCATCGTCCTGTTCAAAAAGGGAGAAAAGGCCTTTTTTGTTTACGGTTTTGCCAAAAGCGGTCAGGACAATATTCGACAAGATGAACTCAAGGCTTTCCGGGAACTCGCGAAAGAACTGTTCGCGCTGGAAGACAGCGAGTTGTTGAAGATCATGGCAAACAAAACCATCACCGAGGTTATCTGCGATGAGTAA
- a CDS encoding T9SS type A sorting domain-containing protein, translated as MNRTLSTFALMLVVGPFSFAVAQDVEIVSWEVQTEHRVVPDGMTLYNVETRHYNPVVFPPGTVGFTGFMQGILCGLTDNRDHSGLGFCPWRAPMGVLDNQPDFSKYFRYGGRRFYLRELYQTEGDSDDPGHLILNIPLAFGDGDETGQAVRQYLWAVGTLHIGDRSFPLRNATTTNGVGGAPYEPPPHCNNERDPGALHVCWRNQEELFAQGETVTVRITAPAYGSVTDPLPPLDFRTIYGLDWMQPNSIMLLWHRPKSEPLCAGCSTTIVYRIIRDGETTGWINIPYTSVMTNEWNNYTTFTLTNMNPNIKYSFCIRDWKRSIQRGSAEVCNGEQFYPVNVEDAELPTETTLSQNYPNPFNPSTTVTYTLDRSGPVELSVYNLAGRVVSTLVDGIRPAGNHEVRFNANNLPTGMYLYRLRTDTATLTRTMTLVR; from the coding sequence ATGAACCGCACCCTATCGACATTTGCCCTGATGCTTGTAGTCGGTCCGTTTTCCTTCGCCGTTGCCCAAGATGTTGAGATTGTAAGTTGGGAAGTCCAAACCGAACACCGAGTCGTACCAGACGGCATGACCCTGTATAACGTCGAAACCAGACACTACAACCCGGTCGTATTTCCTCCCGGCACCGTGGGATTTACCGGGTTCATGCAGGGTATCCTATGTGGTCTTACGGATAATAGAGATCATAGTGGATTGGGATTCTGTCCCTGGCGTGCTCCTATGGGAGTGTTGGATAACCAACCGGATTTTTCCAAGTATTTTCGATACGGCGGGCGCAGGTTCTACCTGCGTGAATTGTACCAGACAGAAGGTGATTCGGATGATCCCGGTCATTTGATTCTCAATATACCGCTGGCCTTTGGCGATGGCGATGAAACAGGACAGGCGGTGCGTCAATACCTTTGGGCGGTTGGCACACTGCACATTGGGGACAGATCGTTTCCATTACGCAACGCCACAACCACGAACGGAGTCGGAGGGGCACCATACGAGCCACCTCCCCACTGTAATAACGAACGCGATCCTGGTGCTCTACATGTCTGTTGGAGGAACCAAGAAGAATTGTTCGCACAAGGAGAAACGGTAACTGTGCGTATAACGGCACCAGCATATGGTTCCGTTACCGATCCTCTACCGCCTCTCGACTTCCGAACGATCTATGGGTTAGACTGGATGCAACCCAACAGCATTATGCTGTTATGGCACAGGCCCAAAAGCGAACCATTGTGTGCCGGTTGTTCGACAACAATCGTGTATAGAATTATTCGGGATGGGGAAACCACTGGGTGGATCAACATTCCCTACACCAGTGTGATGACCAACGAATGGAACAATTACACGACCTTCACTCTGACTAATATGAACCCCAACATTAAATACTCGTTCTGCATCCGTGATTGGAAAAGGTCAATTCAAAGGGGAAGTGCCGAAGTATGCAATGGTGAGCAGTTCTACCCCGTCAATGTCGAAGATGCGGAACTACCGACCGAAACAACCCTTTCGCAGAACTATCCGAACCCATTCAATCCGTCCACTACTGTAACGTACACGTTGGACCGTTCCGGCCCCGTTGAACTGTCCGTGTACAATTTAGCTGGACGTGTCGTGTCTACGCTTGTGGATGGAATCCGACCCGCAGGAAACCACGAAGTGCGTTTCAATGCCAACAACCTGCCGACCGGTATGTATTTGTACCGACTCCGCACAGACACCGCAACGCTAACCAGAACCATGACCCTTGTACGATGA